From a region of the Argiope bruennichi chromosome 8, qqArgBrue1.1, whole genome shotgun sequence genome:
- the LOC129980768 gene encoding gonadotropin-releasing hormone receptor-like, with protein sequence MYFEAVIFSVLRGPFIEDFYQCVTFGFYTAPWQEQLYTTLSLILMFLLPLLTLIVTYVTTFITIANQENMFQERTLSSPTAIDGARHKILHKAKIKSLMITVVIVLTFVVCWTPYYVTMIIFIFLDPDEHLSQNLQTFVFFFGSSTAMINPLIYGAFHLRRRKPRSPAKSTTLVNNSSPTRMEISLTTFHKDSGNY encoded by the exons ATGTACTTCGAA GCGGTGATCTTCAGCGTTCTGAGAGGACCCTTCATCGAAGACTTTTACCAATGCGTCACCTTCGGTTTCTACACAGCACCTTGGCAGGAACAGCTCTACACCACTCTCAGCCTCATCCTCATGTTCCTTCTGCCTCTGCTCACTCTCATCGTGACCTATGTCACCACTTTCATCACTATAGCCA ATCAAGAGAACATGTTTCAGGAGCGCACATTAAGCTCCCCCACAGCCATAGATGGCGCTCGTCACAAGATTCTCCATAAAGCCAAGATCAAGTCCCTCATGATCACCGTGGTCATCGTGCTCACTTTCGTCGTCTGCTGGACACCTTACTACGTCACCATGATTATCTTCATCTTCTTAGATCCGGATGAGCACCTCAGTCAGAACCTGCAGACATTCGTCTTCTTTTTTGGAAGTTCCACAGCTATGATCAATCCTCTCATCTACGGGGCCTTCCATCTGAGAAGAAGGAAACCAAGATCCCCAGCCAAGTCGACTACCCTCGTCAATAACAGCAGTCCTACACGAATGGAGATCTCACTCACCACTTTCCACAAAGACAGTGGAAATTATTGA